The following proteins are encoded in a genomic region of Flammeovirga pectinis:
- a CDS encoding efflux RND transporter permease subunit: MKKFVQNIIGFSLKNRFFVFFMTLILIVAGVISYQNTPIEAFPDVTNPRVRIISQWPGRSAEEMEKFVTLPIEVEVNSTPGKTEVRSISLFGLSVVTVAFDDGVDEFKARQLVANRLMNVDLPDGIDSEMEPSSGPTGEIYRYTLKSDHQSVRELKTLQDWTIERKLRAVPGIADVVSFGGEVKIFEVSADPNLMAQYGITSLELYEALERSNVNVGGDVIEKRNQAYVVRGIGLLNNPSEIENVIIERNNNTTVLVKNVAEVKETFAPKLGIVGLNDNPDLVEGIIVMRRGENPSEVIERLKIKIDELNERVLPEGTIIEPFYDRSELIDFTTNTVTKNLAEGIFFVVIFVLLFMADWRTTFIVSIIIPLSLLFALVCMRMRGMSANLLSLGAIDFGIIIDGAVVMVEGLFVVLDKKGKELGMDRFNKLSKLGLIKSAGSKLGANLFSSQLITILALVPIFAFQKVEGKMFTPLAFTFGFALLGALIMSLTLVPVLVSVLLNKNVREKENFFTRFVQKVFYGAFSWAYQRKKLTMILATSLLSTGLFFGSRLGTEFLPQLNEGAIYIRAFMPISSSLSESYDMTQKLRAKIRETPEVRGVLSQTGRPNDGTDPTGFFNIEFHVDLYPQEEWTRDLDKAEVIEELEDKLNDFQGVSFNFSQPIMDNVEEAVTGVKGALALKIYGSDLFELENYAEQAKALMENIDGITDLNVIKLIGQPELRIDLNQEKMALYGVATADAQSVIEMAIGGKAATELYEDERRFDIRVRYQEEYRNDTQAIGNIKVPTLDGGMVQLREIADISTKTGPAFVYRSGGERFVAITFSVRGRDLGSAVAEAQEKVEGTLNISKGMYYSWDGEFENMERAQNRLIQVVPIVMVLIFLVLLTTFNNAKDAGIVMMNVPFALIGGILGLTFFTMNFGISAGVGFIALFGICVQNGVLLVSKFKSNLQEGMNLDDAVHNGVKSRIRPVLMTAVTDFVGLLPASMSTGIGSESQKPLAVVIVWGILTATILTLIVFPVIFSLFYRKKLS; the protein is encoded by the coding sequence ATGAAAAAGTTTGTTCAAAATATTATTGGATTCTCCTTAAAAAATAGATTTTTCGTTTTCTTCATGACGTTAATTCTAATTGTTGCAGGGGTAATCAGTTATCAAAATACACCAATAGAAGCATTTCCAGATGTAACGAACCCTAGAGTTAGAATTATCTCTCAATGGCCAGGTAGAAGTGCCGAAGAGATGGAAAAGTTTGTTACCCTGCCAATAGAGGTTGAAGTAAATTCTACCCCAGGTAAAACAGAAGTTAGGTCTATATCTTTATTTGGATTATCTGTTGTTACAGTCGCTTTTGACGATGGCGTTGACGAGTTTAAAGCCCGTCAGTTAGTTGCAAATAGATTAATGAATGTAGATTTACCCGATGGTATTGACTCTGAAATGGAGCCATCTTCTGGACCTACAGGAGAAATTTATAGATATACTTTAAAATCTGATCACCAATCTGTAAGAGAACTAAAAACTTTACAAGATTGGACTATCGAGCGTAAATTAAGAGCTGTTCCTGGTATTGCAGATGTAGTGAGCTTTGGAGGTGAAGTCAAAATTTTTGAAGTGAGTGCTGACCCCAATTTAATGGCTCAATATGGTATTACATCACTGGAATTATACGAAGCACTAGAGCGTAGTAATGTAAATGTTGGCGGTGATGTTATTGAAAAAAGAAACCAAGCTTATGTGGTGAGAGGTATTGGTTTACTGAATAACCCATCTGAAATAGAAAATGTCATCATCGAAAGAAATAATAATACCACTGTTCTTGTAAAAAATGTAGCTGAAGTAAAAGAAACTTTCGCTCCTAAGCTTGGTATTGTTGGTCTTAATGATAATCCTGATTTAGTTGAAGGAATTATTGTTATGAGAAGAGGAGAAAATCCTAGTGAAGTTATTGAGCGTTTAAAAATTAAAATTGATGAATTAAACGAGAGAGTATTACCAGAAGGAACAATTATAGAACCTTTCTATGACCGTTCTGAACTAATAGATTTCACAACTAATACAGTTACTAAAAACTTAGCAGAAGGCATTTTCTTTGTAGTGATTTTTGTTTTGCTTTTTATGGCAGATTGGAGAACTACATTTATTGTTTCTATCATTATTCCTTTATCATTATTGTTTGCATTAGTATGTATGCGTATGAGAGGAATGTCTGCAAACTTACTTTCTTTAGGTGCGATAGATTTCGGTATTATTATCGATGGTGCTGTAGTAATGGTAGAAGGCTTGTTTGTTGTTCTTGATAAAAAAGGGAAAGAACTTGGAATGGATCGATTTAATAAACTTTCTAAGTTAGGGTTAATTAAATCTGCAGGTTCTAAGCTTGGAGCAAATCTATTTTCTTCTCAGTTAATTACTATTCTTGCCTTAGTTCCAATTTTTGCTTTTCAGAAAGTAGAAGGTAAAATGTTTACACCTTTAGCATTTACTTTTGGTTTTGCTTTATTAGGAGCACTAATAATGTCGTTAACTTTAGTACCAGTTTTAGTAAGTGTTCTACTAAATAAAAATGTAAGAGAGAAAGAAAACTTCTTTACTCGTTTTGTTCAAAAAGTATTCTATGGTGCTTTTTCATGGGCATATCAAAGAAAAAAATTAACAATGATTTTAGCCACCTCGCTATTATCTACAGGGTTATTTTTTGGATCACGCTTAGGTACCGAATTTTTACCTCAACTTAATGAAGGTGCAATCTATATTAGAGCATTTATGCCAATTAGTTCTAGTCTATCAGAATCTTATGATATGACACAAAAACTAAGAGCTAAAATTAGAGAAACTCCAGAAGTTAGAGGTGTCTTGTCTCAAACTGGTAGACCTAACGATGGTACTGATCCTACTGGTTTTTTTAATATTGAATTTCATGTTGATTTATACCCTCAAGAGGAATGGACAAGGGATTTAGATAAAGCCGAAGTAATTGAAGAATTAGAAGATAAACTAAATGATTTCCAAGGAGTATCTTTCAACTTCTCTCAACCTATTATGGATAATGTTGAGGAGGCTGTAACTGGTGTAAAAGGAGCTTTAGCGTTAAAAATTTATGGTTCTGATTTATTCGAACTAGAAAATTATGCAGAACAGGCGAAAGCATTGATGGAAAACATTGATGGTATTACTGACTTAAATGTTATAAAGCTTATTGGACAGCCGGAGTTACGCATAGATCTTAATCAAGAAAAAATGGCTCTTTATGGAGTGGCCACAGCAGATGCTCAATCTGTTATAGAAATGGCTATTGGCGGTAAAGCTGCTACAGAGCTTTATGAAGATGAAAGACGTTTTGATATAAGAGTGAGGTACCAAGAAGAATACAGAAACGATACACAAGCCATTGGAAATATTAAAGTTCCTACACTTGATGGAGGAATGGTTCAGCTAAGAGAAATTGCAGATATAAGTACTAAAACGGGACCTGCTTTTGTATACCGTAGTGGCGGAGAACGATTTGTAGCAATAACCTTTTCTGTTAGAGGAAGAGATCTTGGTAGTGCAGTTGCAGAAGCACAAGAAAAGGTTGAAGGCACCTTGAATATTAGCAAAGGAATGTATTATTCTTGGGATGGGGAATTTGAAAATATGGAACGTGCTCAAAATAGATTGATACAAGTTGTTCCAATTGTAATGGTTTTAATTTTTCTTGTTCTATTAACCACTTTCAATAATGCAAAAGATGCAGGTATTGTAATGATGAATGTACCGTTTGCTTTAATTGGAGGCATATTAGGGCTTACTTTCTTTACAATGAACTTTGGCATATCTGCCGGAGTTGGTTTTATTGCATTGTTTGGTATTTGTGTACAAAATGGAGTTCTTCTTGTATCCAAATTTAAATCAAACCTTCAAGAGGGAATGAACTTGGATGATGCTGTACACAATGGTGTGAAGTCTAGAATAAGACCAGTATTAATGACGGCAGTAACAGATTTTGTAGGGTTATTACCTGCCTCTATGTCTACAGGTATTGGATCAGAATCTCAAAAACCTTTAGCAGTTGTAATTGTATGGGGTATACTAACGGCTACAATATTAACGTTAATCGTTTTCCCTGTAATATTCAGCTTATTCTATAGAAAAAAACTATCTTAA
- a CDS encoding class I SAM-dependent methyltransferase, whose amino-acid sequence MDYQKEFNANKEQWNARVEGHVASKMYDVPGFKRGDTSLKKIDLEGLGDLTGKRVLHLQCHFGLDTMSLSRMGAKAVGLDISDTAIDQARQLNQELGLDAEFICSNVYDIREHLSTDEKFDMVFVSYGALCWLPDLEAWADIVSDYLKEKGTFYMVEMHPFIYTLNWATFVPEFSYYNKGVYEEKVEGSYAGDVPLNLTEYFWVHSISEMLNPLLKRGFTLDKFEEYDFQTYNCFDDMIERADGEFIFKNIKVDVPYLIELKLTK is encoded by the coding sequence ATGGACTATCAAAAAGAATTTAATGCCAACAAAGAACAATGGAATGCAAGAGTCGAAGGGCACGTTGCTTCTAAAATGTATGATGTTCCTGGTTTTAAAAGAGGAGACACATCATTAAAAAAAATTGACCTTGAAGGGCTTGGTGACCTTACAGGAAAGCGAGTACTACACCTACAATGTCATTTTGGGTTAGATACAATGTCTCTTTCTAGGATGGGAGCAAAAGCTGTCGGTTTAGATATTTCTGATACTGCAATTGATCAAGCTAGGCAATTAAATCAAGAACTTGGTTTGGATGCTGAGTTTATTTGCTCGAATGTATATGATATTAGAGAGCATTTATCTACTGATGAGAAATTTGATATGGTTTTTGTTTCTTATGGTGCTTTATGTTGGTTACCTGATTTAGAAGCTTGGGCGGATATCGTTTCAGATTATTTAAAAGAAAAAGGCACTTTCTATATGGTAGAAATGCATCCTTTTATTTATACGCTCAATTGGGCCACTTTCGTACCTGAATTCAGTTATTATAACAAAGGGGTTTACGAAGAAAAAGTAGAAGGAAGTTATGCAGGAGATGTACCCCTTAATTTGACAGAATATTTTTGGGTACACTCCATTAGTGAAATGCTTAATCCTTTACTTAAAAGAGGGTTCACTTTAGATAAATTTGAAGAGTATGATTTTCAAACATACAATTGCTTTGACGACATGATAGAAAGAGCAGACGGAGAGTTCATTTTTAAAAATATTAAAGTTGATGTCCCTTATCTCATAGAGTTAAAACTGACGAAATAA
- a CDS encoding TIM-barrel domain-containing protein, giving the protein MKNHSINSLQLSIFFFLCCISVTAFGQRVYKEHKIDGQNLVITTNDGSIILRPFDAQILETQFYPKGVETLPLSEAVIMAPNKVEIDLKDEGATLVFQVDNGIIARIKKSPLQIAYYFNNDKLLEESEGYFDADTLKGFKFKIQEGEALYGAGERALPLDRRGHRLPLYNRAHYSNEEVATQMNYGMPLMVSSKKYALLYDNAPIGFIDIGKRKSDELSFETIGGRSSYVIVAGTDFKNLLNEFTDLTGKQPLPPRWMFGNFASRFGYHSQKEVEATVKQFRDKEVPLDAIILDLYWFGKDVKGTMGNLEWYKEAFPDPKQMIKSLKEENVKTILITEPFILTSSAKWEDAKESEVLGTDKYGKPFVYDFFFGETGLVDVFKPEAQTWFWNIYKGLADQGVAGWWGDLGEPEVHPAKLQHVNGSADEVHNIYGQNWAKLIYDGYRKDFPNKRPFILMRSGYVGSQRYGMIPWSGDVNRSFGGLTPQSQISMTMGLSGVPYMHSDLGGFVNWDLKQEDILELYIRWLEYGVFQPVFRPHAQESIPSEVIHYKGETFDIVKKYIEYRYKMLPYNYSLAYENSINGTPLLRPLFMEEKDNPSLQNISDTYMWGDAYVVAPVTKEGQRERKLYLPKGHNWYHLWTGKKYNGGDWVTVDAPLDQLPVFVKGGAIIPLASKALQSTEEYSSKELTFQIWNDSEVVSSSRVMFDDNGEATNTIKNKAFELLNVSTKNTKKNLEVTLTKEGSYKEAPESRMITLEIHNVTLPPKNVGIGKKKMPAEKCDMGYDKVNKILFVTLKWSGEEKKIYITKGKK; this is encoded by the coding sequence ATGAAAAACCATTCTATTAATAGCCTACAATTATCAATATTTTTCTTTTTATGCTGTATTTCAGTAACAGCATTTGGACAACGAGTCTATAAAGAGCATAAAATAGATGGCCAAAATTTAGTTATCACTACAAATGATGGTTCAATAATTTTAAGGCCTTTTGATGCACAGATTTTAGAAACCCAATTTTATCCAAAAGGAGTAGAGACATTGCCACTATCAGAAGCGGTTATTATGGCTCCTAATAAAGTAGAGATTGATTTAAAAGACGAAGGAGCAACATTAGTTTTTCAGGTTGATAATGGAATTATTGCTCGTATTAAAAAATCGCCATTACAGATCGCTTACTATTTTAATAATGATAAGTTATTAGAAGAATCGGAAGGATATTTTGATGCAGATACTTTAAAAGGGTTCAAATTTAAGATCCAAGAGGGAGAAGCTTTATATGGTGCAGGGGAAAGAGCATTACCTCTTGACAGAAGAGGACACAGATTACCACTCTATAATAGAGCCCATTATTCTAATGAAGAAGTAGCTACGCAGATGAATTATGGAATGCCTTTAATGGTTTCGTCCAAGAAGTATGCACTATTATATGATAATGCACCTATAGGTTTTATAGATATTGGAAAGCGTAAATCTGATGAATTATCATTTGAAACGATAGGAGGTCGTTCTAGTTATGTGATAGTGGCAGGGACAGATTTTAAAAATCTATTGAATGAATTTACAGACTTAACAGGAAAACAACCATTACCACCAAGATGGATGTTTGGAAACTTTGCATCAAGGTTTGGGTATCATTCTCAAAAAGAAGTAGAAGCAACAGTTAAACAGTTTAGAGATAAGGAAGTTCCTTTAGATGCCATAATACTTGATTTATATTGGTTTGGTAAAGATGTTAAAGGAACAATGGGTAACCTTGAATGGTATAAAGAAGCATTTCCTGATCCTAAGCAAATGATAAAATCATTAAAAGAAGAAAATGTAAAAACAATCCTTATAACCGAGCCTTTTATCTTAACATCTTCAGCCAAATGGGAAGATGCTAAAGAAAGTGAGGTATTGGGTACGGATAAATATGGAAAACCATTTGTTTATGATTTCTTTTTTGGTGAAACAGGTTTAGTAGATGTATTTAAACCAGAAGCACAAACTTGGTTTTGGAATATTTATAAAGGTTTAGCAGATCAAGGTGTAGCAGGATGGTGGGGTGATTTAGGAGAACCTGAAGTTCACCCAGCTAAATTACAGCATGTTAATGGTTCAGCAGACGAAGTACATAATATTTACGGACAAAACTGGGCTAAACTTATTTATGATGGTTACCGTAAAGATTTCCCAAATAAGCGCCCTTTTATCTTAATGAGGTCAGGTTATGTAGGTTCGCAACGTTATGGTATGATTCCTTGGTCAGGTGATGTAAATAGAAGCTTTGGTGGGTTAACACCTCAATCTCAAATTTCTATGACGATGGGTTTAAGTGGTGTACCTTATATGCATTCTGATTTAGGTGGTTTTGTAAATTGGGATTTGAAACAAGAAGATATCTTAGAATTATATATAAGATGGTTAGAATATGGCGTATTCCAGCCAGTTTTTAGACCTCATGCACAAGAGTCTATCCCTTCAGAAGTGATACATTATAAGGGAGAAACATTTGATATCGTAAAAAAATATATTGAATACAGGTATAAAATGTTACCATATAACTATTCTTTGGCTTACGAGAACAGTATAAACGGAACACCTCTACTTCGCCCTCTATTTATGGAAGAAAAGGACAACCCATCTTTACAAAATATATCGGACACTTATATGTGGGGAGATGCTTATGTAGTAGCTCCTGTAACCAAAGAAGGACAAAGAGAACGGAAATTATATCTACCTAAAGGACATAATTGGTATCACTTATGGACAGGTAAAAAGTATAACGGTGGAGATTGGGTAACAGTTGATGCTCCTCTAGATCAATTACCTGTTTTTGTAAAAGGAGGAGCAATTATACCACTAGCATCAAAAGCATTGCAATCTACAGAAGAGTATTCATCAAAAGAACTGACTTTTCAAATATGGAATGATTCAGAAGTAGTATCCTCTTCTAGAGTAATGTTCGATGATAACGGAGAAGCAACAAATACAATAAAAAATAAAGCATTTGAATTGTTGAATGTAAGTACAAAGAACACAAAAAAGAACTTAGAAGTAACTTTAACTAAAGAAGGAAGTTATAAAGAAGCTCCAGAAAGTAGAATGATAACTTTAGAGATTCATAATGTTACTTTACCTCCAAAAAATGTGGGAATTGGAAAAAAGAAAATGCCTGCAGAAAAATGTGATATGGGCTATGATAAAGTAAATAAAATATTATTTGTTACTTTAAAATGGTCAGGTGAGGAAAAGAAAATTTATATCACGAAAGGAAAAAAATAG
- a CDS encoding efflux RND transporter periplasmic adaptor subunit, with product MKAIYKLIAGVIFVTSLGFIIQSCTQSTAKNDKSITKSKGLTNSMKSIVTTANVTSSSVIQEIKLTGTVEALPNKQIRIPAIVSGRVTSVNVSLGDQVRKGQILARIYSSDMAAVKQEWIEAKANVDREVKEFDVAQSLFDAGLSSALELQQAKSELEAANAQLNRINQTMKLMGESDNATHIVRAPMGGTITERNITANMMLREDFEDALFTIVDLSDVWLKINVFESDIRKVKLGANVKAEALAHPGDLFEGQINKMGKLLDPETKVLDARVEIKNTEMKLLPNMAMNVTVFEELDQVALKVPSNAVVFHNNKEFIVKKNGDNFSMVNVKVMGNASNDKVYIEGDLEENDTVVSEKTLLVFNELVEAKKINQ from the coding sequence ATGAAAGCTATATATAAATTAATCGCTGGCGTAATCTTCGTAACATCTTTAGGTTTTATCATTCAATCATGTACTCAGAGTACTGCAAAAAATGATAAATCGATTACTAAGTCTAAAGGTTTAACCAATAGTATGAAATCTATTGTCACTACAGCAAATGTTACTTCTTCTTCTGTAATCCAAGAAATTAAATTAACAGGAACTGTAGAGGCTTTACCTAATAAACAGATAAGAATACCTGCAATTGTTTCTGGTAGAGTTACTTCAGTTAATGTCTCTTTGGGAGATCAAGTACGCAAAGGACAAATTTTAGCAAGAATCTATTCGTCAGATATGGCAGCTGTTAAACAAGAATGGATAGAAGCTAAGGCTAATGTAGATAGAGAAGTAAAAGAATTTGATGTTGCTCAATCTTTATTTGATGCTGGTTTAAGTTCTGCACTAGAACTTCAACAAGCTAAAAGTGAGTTAGAAGCCGCAAACGCTCAACTAAATCGTATTAACCAAACCATGAAATTAATGGGGGAATCTGATAATGCAACACATATTGTTCGTGCTCCAATGGGTGGTACAATTACAGAAAGGAATATTACTGCAAATATGATGTTACGTGAAGATTTTGAAGATGCTCTATTCACAATTGTAGATTTAAGTGATGTTTGGTTAAAAATAAATGTTTTTGAATCTGATATTAGAAAAGTGAAACTTGGTGCTAATGTTAAAGCTGAAGCTTTAGCTCACCCGGGTGATTTATTTGAAGGGCAAATCAATAAAATGGGTAAATTATTAGACCCTGAAACTAAGGTGCTCGATGCTAGAGTTGAAATCAAAAACACAGAAATGAAACTCCTTCCTAATATGGCGATGAATGTAACCGTATTTGAAGAATTAGATCAGGTAGCATTAAAAGTACCTTCTAATGCTGTGGTCTTTCATAATAATAAAGAGTTTATTGTGAAGAAAAATGGAGATAACTTTTCTATGGTTAATGTAAAAGTTATGGGAAATGCATCTAATGATAAAGTTTATATAGAAGGTGATTTAGAAGAGAATGATACAGTTGTTTCTGAAAAAACTTTATTGGTTTTTAATGAACTTGTAGAAGCTAAAAAAATCAATCAATAA
- a CDS encoding NAD(P)-dependent oxidoreductase, which translates to MTKVLIIDKLHDAILPILEQENIEVTYRPDIAVDEVPNVIKDYNGLILRSKMKVGVDLLDLAPKLRFIARAGAGVDEIDEEYLLRRNITLLNAPEGNMDAVGEHTIAMLLCLMNFLHIGNTEVRQKLWLREENRGHELSTRTVGIIGYGNMGKAFAKRLIGFGCKVLAYDNGKKNYGDEYAQEASLEQIQKEADVLSFHIPLNKENKHLFTQEYLSAFEKPIYLLNLARGEVIPFSTIEWGLDNDKIIAAGLDVLENEKLHTLSKDQERIFNKLCNDSRVIFTPHVGGWSFESYEKISTVLGKKIISLLSK; encoded by the coding sequence ATGACAAAGGTTTTAATAATAGATAAATTACATGACGCTATTTTACCTATTCTAGAGCAAGAAAATATTGAGGTTACATACAGGCCAGATATTGCTGTAGATGAAGTACCAAATGTAATTAAAGATTATAATGGGCTCATATTAAGAAGTAAAATGAAGGTTGGCGTTGATTTATTGGACCTCGCTCCTAAATTACGTTTTATAGCCCGTGCTGGTGCTGGCGTAGACGAAATAGATGAAGAATATTTATTACGCAGAAATATTACTCTATTAAATGCTCCAGAAGGAAACATGGATGCCGTTGGGGAACATACAATTGCTATGTTACTCTGTTTAATGAATTTTCTACATATTGGAAATACAGAGGTCCGACAGAAATTATGGCTTCGCGAAGAAAATAGAGGCCATGAACTATCTACAAGGACAGTTGGTATTATTGGTTATGGTAATATGGGGAAAGCATTTGCCAAACGATTGATAGGTTTTGGCTGTAAGGTTCTTGCTTATGACAACGGGAAAAAAAATTATGGTGATGAATATGCTCAAGAAGCATCTTTAGAACAAATTCAGAAAGAAGCTGATGTATTAAGTTTCCACATTCCTTTGAATAAAGAGAACAAACACCTCTTTACCCAAGAATATTTAAGTGCTTTTGAAAAACCTATTTACTTACTAAATCTTGCCCGTGGAGAGGTTATTCCTTTTTCAACAATAGAATGGGGACTTGATAATGATAAAATAATTGCCGCAGGTTTAGATGTTCTAGAAAATGAGAAACTCCACACCTTATCAAAAGATCAAGAGCGTATCTTCAATAAGCTTTGTAACGATAGTCGTGTAATATTTACTCCGCATGTAGGAGGTTGGTCGTTTGAGTCTTATGAAAAAATTAGTACTGTTTTAGGTAAAAAAATAATATCGTTACTATCTAAATAA
- a CDS encoding TolC family protein, whose amino-acid sequence MYKILVGLLVVFCINLANAQEQSTMDSLSISIPQSEELFLKNNLSLIAEKQNIDIAKAEIIQAKAWPNPEVGFELAMYDNEDQQWFRTDSEAQRVFEITQMIETAGKRKKRTNIAKIEAEISEYEFYNTLRELRTDLRNQLVELYYAQKKAESYLIAIEPVEKLVEVYKEQSSKGNVSIAEVVRLKALLLDSRKGWLDIVQDAADIEANIKVLLNLQPNVHLKITIPSIAPSTSLPDPELWVTLAQEHRFDFKIENIRMKQSAESLALAKAEAVPDLHIGTMYDRRGAHQADYWALQIAFDLPVWDRNKGGIQAAKIIQEQQQVKLNEAEKNLQIDIYTSAQKLRQVNTLYEQLDPELSDEMEAVMIAVTKSYQNKQLSLIEFIDFFESYRDNLGQWYDTEQTLFSAQENVNYTVGKDIYPIQ is encoded by the coding sequence ATGTATAAAATTCTAGTAGGATTGCTTGTAGTGTTTTGCATAAACCTAGCAAATGCACAGGAGCAAAGTACAATGGATAGCTTATCCATCTCTATCCCTCAATCAGAAGAACTATTCCTTAAAAATAACCTATCCCTAATTGCTGAAAAGCAAAATATAGATATCGCTAAAGCCGAAATCATTCAAGCAAAAGCATGGCCTAATCCAGAAGTTGGATTTGAATTAGCTATGTATGATAATGAAGATCAGCAGTGGTTTAGAACAGACTCTGAAGCTCAACGTGTATTTGAAATTACACAAATGATTGAGACTGCAGGTAAAAGAAAAAAGAGAACCAATATTGCTAAAATTGAAGCCGAAATTTCTGAATATGAATTCTATAACACGCTTAGAGAATTAAGAACAGATTTAAGAAATCAATTGGTTGAACTTTATTATGCTCAGAAGAAAGCTGAAAGCTATTTAATAGCCATTGAGCCTGTAGAAAAACTTGTTGAAGTATATAAAGAGCAATCTTCAAAAGGAAATGTTTCTATAGCAGAAGTTGTACGTTTAAAAGCATTACTTCTAGACTCCAGAAAAGGTTGGTTAGATATTGTTCAAGATGCAGCTGATATTGAAGCTAATATTAAAGTTTTATTGAATTTACAGCCAAATGTTCACCTTAAAATTACTATTCCATCAATTGCTCCATCTACCTCTTTACCTGACCCAGAGTTATGGGTAACATTGGCACAAGAACATCGTTTTGATTTTAAAATTGAAAATATCAGAATGAAACAAAGTGCTGAAAGTCTTGCTTTAGCTAAAGCAGAAGCTGTACCTGATTTACATATTGGTACAATGTATGACAGAAGAGGTGCACACCAAGCAGATTATTGGGCGTTACAAATAGCGTTTGATTTACCAGTTTGGGATAGAAATAAAGGAGGTATTCAAGCTGCTAAAATTATACAAGAACAACAACAAGTTAAACTTAATGAAGCAGAGAAAAACCTTCAGATTGATATTTATACTTCAGCTCAAAAACTACGTCAGGTAAACACTTTGTATGAACAATTAGACCCTGAATTATCTGACGAAATGGAAGCCGTAATGATTGCTGTAACAAAAAGCTACCAAAACAAACAACTAAGTCTTATTGAGTTTATCGATTTCTTCGAAAGCTACAGAGATAACTTAGGACAATGGTATGATACAGAACAAACATTATTCAGTGCTCAAGAAAATGTTAACTATACAGTTGGCAAAGACATCTATCCTATTCAATAA